From one Butyricimonas faecihominis genomic stretch:
- a CDS encoding enoyl-ACP reductase has product MSYNLLKGKKGIIFGALNEMSIAWKVAEKCLEEGAEIVLTNTELSIRMGQIKDFAEKNNVPLIPADATSEEDLERLFKGAMELLGGKIDFILHSVAMSLNVRKKRPYDNLDYDFLQKTLDISAISFHKVLQTAKKLDAINEWGSVVALSYVAAQRTMFEYNDMADAKAMLESIARSFGYIYGREKRVRVNTISQSPTVTTAGSGIKGFDSLIDFAERMSPLGNASADECANYCITLFSDLTRKVTMQNLFHDGGFSSMGMSYRAMHQYNKSFENGETK; this is encoded by the coding sequence ATGAGTTACAATTTATTGAAAGGAAAAAAAGGGATAATATTCGGTGCGTTGAATGAGATGTCCATCGCGTGGAAAGTGGCGGAGAAATGTTTGGAAGAGGGGGCCGAGATCGTGTTGACGAACACTGAATTATCTATCCGGATGGGACAGATCAAGGATTTCGCGGAGAAGAATAATGTTCCATTGATTCCTGCAGATGCAACTAGTGAGGAAGATTTGGAGCGTTTATTTAAAGGGGCGATGGAATTGTTGGGAGGAAAGATTGATTTTATATTACACTCGGTAGCCATGTCGTTGAACGTGAGAAAAAAACGTCCTTACGATAATCTGGATTACGATTTTTTACAAAAAACATTGGATATTTCGGCTATTTCTTTCCATAAGGTTCTCCAGACGGCGAAGAAATTGGATGCGATTAATGAATGGGGGTCTGTTGTGGCGCTTTCATACGTGGCTGCACAGCGTACCATGTTTGAATATAATGATATGGCGGATGCCAAAGCGATGTTGGAGTCTATTGCCCGTAGTTTCGGGTATATTTACGGACGGGAAAAGCGGGTTCGTGTCAACACGATTTCACAATCCCCGACGGTAACCACGGCTGGTAGCGGTATTAAAGGTTTTGACTCTCTGATTGATTTTGCAGAACGGATGTCCCCGTTGGGAAATGCCTCTGCCGACGAGTGTGCGAATTATTGTATTACCTTGTTCTCTGACTTGACCCGTAAAGTGACCATGCAGAATTTGTTCCACGATGGTGGGTTCTCCAGCATGGGTATGAGTTATCGGGCGATGCACCAGTATAACAAGAGTTTTGAAAACGGCGAAACGAAATAA